TCAGCCTCAATGGTAAGGAAGTGGGAGAACTCTTTAACCTAGCTCCTATGTCATTGGATTATCGGACAGACGCTACAGCTTCAGGAGCCTCTCCAGACCCTTATGAAAAACTGATTTTTGATGTCCTCAATAACGACTCAACTAATTTCAGCCATTGGGACGAAGTAAAAGCCAGCTGGCAGCTTATCGATCGCATCGAAGAACTCTGGAGTCAAAATCAAGTACCACTCCATGAATATCCTGTCGGATCTATGGGACCAGAAGCTTCCTTTGAGCTACTCGCCCAATTTGGAGCAAGCTGGCAATGGCAACCTGATAAAGAATAATACATGCAAAAGAGGCTGGGACAAAAGTCCTAGCCTCTCAATTGTCTTTGGATTGTCAAGCAAGACGCAGTGGTTGAGTGGGCTCTATTACGCTGATTTCATCAGCTTTTACAGCCCTACGCAACTGTGCGGAGGTGGGACAACGAAATCGAATTCTAACGAATTACCGATCTCTGTCCCACTCTCTTTTATACTTCTTAAACATCTGCTAGTATTTCTACTACAGCCATTCCTTGTAACGCTTGATATAAAGGCCTTTCACAAAGGTTACACTAATCATATAAAGCACGATAATCAAGAAAAGGAAAAGGAAATAGGTGCCATTGAGCGGGGCAGTCTTCAGAACTGACGCAAAGAGGCTGTATGGCAAGGAAGTAACAAAGAGCGCAGCCGCCATGGTCGTCACAATGACGGAAAGGGCAGGACGGCTTTGCACAAAAGGCAGCTTAGGCGAACGCAGCATATAGATGACCATGGTCTGGGTCCACATAGACTCAATAAACCAGCCTGTTTGGAAAAGAGTGATAAAAATTGCTGCCTGCTCAGTACCAGCTTGATAATTTCCACCAGTCAGCATAGGCACAATAATAAAGTAAAGCACCAGATAGGTCAAAACATCAAAAACGGATGAGATAGGCCCGATCCAAGCCATAAAGCGGGTGATGGAGCTAGCTGACCAAATATGAGGCTTCTTGAGAAATTCACTGTCCACATTATCAAATGGCAGAGCTATACAAGACAAATCATAAACCAGATTGAGGACAATCAAATGAACTGGTGCCATAGGCAGAAATGGCAAAAAGATACTGGCAAAGAGGAGAGAAAAGATATTCCCAAAGTTGGAACTGACCGTCATCTTGATATACTTGGTCATATTGGCATAGACCTTGCGTCCCTCTACCAGCCCTTTCTCTAGAACCATAAGGTCCTTATCCAGCAAAATGACATCTGCCGTTTCCTTAGCAATATCGACAGCTGTATCAACAGAAATACCGACATCTGCTACTTTCATAGAAGGCGCATCATTGATGCCATCACCCATATAGCCGACCTTATGGCCATTGGCTTTGAGCTGGAGGATAATCCGTGCTTTTTGGTCAGGTGAGAGCTTGGCAAAAACTGTTGTATCCTCTACTGCCTGGCTTAATTCCTCATCAGATAAAGTATCTACCTCAACGCCTAGCAATATATTTTCTACATCAAGGCCCACCTTTTCACAGACTGCCTGAGTAACCTTTTCATTATCGCCCGTCAAAATCTTAGTAGCAACGCCATACTCAGCCAAAGTTTCAATGGCTGGAGCTGCAGATGGCTTAGGCGGATCCAGAAAAGCTAGATAGCCCGTCAAAATCATGTCGGACTCATCCTTCACTTCATAGTCGTAATCTTCTTCTAGGTCTGACTTGTAGCTAACACCAAGCACGCGCAGCCCTTGCTCATTGAGTTGAGCCACTTCAGCAAGGATTTCCTGACGAATCTCTTCAGTCAGTTCCGTAATGCGGTTCTTGTATTCTACATAGCTAGAGATGGCCAGCATTTCCTCCAAGGCCCCCTTGGTCACCATGCTGATGACATCCTCATCATCCTTGACGATGACACTCATGCGGCGGCGTTCAAAGTCAAAAGGCAATTCATCAATTTTCTTAAAAGTTTGGTCTAGATCACGGACAATCTCATGTTTTTCTGCTTCTTTCTCCGTCCGGTTAATAATAGCCCGATCCATGAGATTTTTGAGACCGGTTTGATAATAAGAATTGAGAAAGGCACGACGGAGCACTGCTAAGTCCAAATCACCATGAATATCCAATGGGTATTCTAACACAATCTCGTCTTGGGTCAGTGTGCCCGTCTTATCCGTACAAAGGATATCAATCGCTCCTAAGTCTTGGATGGCATTCAGTTTTTTAATCACGACCTTTTCCTGAGCCATGATAATAGAACCTTTAGCTAAGCTCGCCGTGATAATCATAGGCAGCATTTCTGGCGTCAGGCCGACTCCAACGCTGAGGGCAAAGACACCTGCTTCCAACCAGTCGCCGTCTGCCAGCCCGTTGATGAAGAACACAACTGGCACCATGACCAGCATCAAACGAATCAAGAGCCAAGAAATGCTATTCATCTCGCGCTCAAAAGAGGTTGGCTCATCGTAGGTGTTCAATGTCTGCTCAATAGCACCCATCATAGTCTCATCACCAACCACCAGCACCAGGGCCGTGGCTCTCCCAGAAATAACATTGGTTCCCATAAAGGCCAGCGACTCTGTTTCTAAAAGGCTATTGAAATTTTGCCCATCCGCCTTGTTCAAACAGAGCTTTTCTACTGCGTCACTTTCCCCTGTTAGGCCAGACTGTTGTACAAAGAAATCGCGGGAATCCAGCAGCAAGACATCTGCGGGAATCATGTCTCCAGCACTAAGCTTGATGATGTCTCCTACAACAAGCTCATCAATCGGAAGTTCCTGCTCTGCTCCTTCTCGGATAACCGTAGCTGTGTTGACAATCAGCCGAGATAGATTGCTAGCAGCGCGGTCGCTCCGCAATTCCTGAATAAAACGGATGCCGCCGGAAATCAGCACCAGAACGACAATAATAATGGAAGTCGTCGGATCTTCCTCACCAGGCTTGGCCAGCCAGACATTTGTCATTAAAGACACGAGGGCAATCACCAATAAGATGACTGTAAAGGGGTTAATAATAGACTCGTAAATTTTCTTTAGAATGGAGTCTTCCTGACCCTTTGTGATAATATTTTCACCATAGAGATCACGATTTTCTTCGACCTGCTCTTCTGTCAGGCCCCGAAAGGAAGTCTTGTAAAATGCCAGAGTTTCTTGTACAGGAAGCTGCAGAGCAGCAACTAATCTTTCTTTTACTGTTTTCATTGGTTTCTCCTTTATGTATGATTGATAATTTTCATACACAGGGACCAATCACTTTATGAGGACAGAACGACACAAATCAGCGATTGGCTGTGTATGTGCGGTTCCGGATGATCGTCAATTTGCATCGTGCTACTCCTTTCTTTTATTCT
This genomic window from Streptococcus cristatus AS 1.3089 contains:
- the mgtA gene encoding magnesium-translocating P-type ATPase, encoding MKTVKERLVAALQLPVQETLAFYKTSFRGLTEEQVEENRDLYGENIITKGQEDSILKKIYESIINPFTVILLVIALVSLMTNVWLAKPGEEDPTTSIIIVVLVLISGGIRFIQELRSDRAASNLSRLIVNTATVIREGAEQELPIDELVVGDIIKLSAGDMIPADVLLLDSRDFFVQQSGLTGESDAVEKLCLNKADGQNFNSLLETESLAFMGTNVISGRATALVLVVGDETMMGAIEQTLNTYDEPTSFEREMNSISWLLIRLMLVMVPVVFFINGLADGDWLEAGVFALSVGVGLTPEMLPMIITASLAKGSIIMAQEKVVIKKLNAIQDLGAIDILCTDKTGTLTQDEIVLEYPLDIHGDLDLAVLRRAFLNSYYQTGLKNLMDRAIINRTEKEAEKHEIVRDLDQTFKKIDELPFDFERRRMSVIVKDDEDVISMVTKGALEEMLAISSYVEYKNRITELTEEIRQEILAEVAQLNEQGLRVLGVSYKSDLEEDYDYEVKDESDMILTGYLAFLDPPKPSAAPAIETLAEYGVATKILTGDNEKVTQAVCEKVGLDVENILLGVEVDTLSDEELSQAVEDTTVFAKLSPDQKARIILQLKANGHKVGYMGDGINDAPSMKVADVGISVDTAVDIAKETADVILLDKDLMVLEKGLVEGRKVYANMTKYIKMTVSSNFGNIFSLLFASIFLPFLPMAPVHLIVLNLVYDLSCIALPFDNVDSEFLKKPHIWSASSITRFMAWIGPISSVFDVLTYLVLYFIIVPMLTGGNYQAGTEQAAIFITLFQTGWFIESMWTQTMVIYMLRSPKLPFVQSRPALSVIVTTMAAALFVTSLPYSLFASVLKTAPLNGTYFLFLFLIIVLYMISVTFVKGLYIKRYKEWL